One region of SAR324 cluster bacterium genomic DNA includes:
- a CDS encoding response regulator yields the protein MENTEDFIVSDNQEIVNYLKTSRMFTHLPDGLLKELIPLAHILEFEAHTVLLKEGQHNSKIFFLIEGTVGVYAGGESILKLERKGDIFGEMSVIGNTLCSASVISESPVKVLTIDADDIHRYSDTTTESMYHTVYRVFSLILTEKLVITTKKAQQFETTNRYLNQAKDELQESNKRLELEIQERKLVEEALNKTKGSLEVMVDQRTQELRAAIHEAEIANQSKSQFLANMSHEIRTPLNGIMGLSELIAETPLNEEQKNFVDTIQKEANSLLMIINDILDFSKIEAGKLELEIIPFNLRETLDDLSHSLAHEAHKKRIELITYMPPDCPSMIQGDPLRIRQILINLVNNAIKFTHEGEVVLEVLPLSQTNNQIQFRFSVKDSGIGIPLGKQKNIFDSFTQVDGSTTRKYGGTGLGVSISQQLAQLMGSTLELESREGAGSHFWLDLTLLKTEDQYRIQRMTPEKFNKINILVVSAVPMQLFVTASYLKYSGASVSDVVNLDDAWKQVQATDKPWHLIVLDAHLFYVRDSISAAFNQYIQKHKIPVLVLVPFGDISHLGNLNIPQLFHFHKPVQLGELYHSIQKIMGWSKEASTNKQLFPKTNAGREIDRGHYHILLVEDYPTNQKVAVRFIESSGYHVDLAIDGEKAVTAFQNKNYNLILMDIQMPGMDGYQATKKIRQMEQTSGAVRTPIVAMTAHAIKGYREQCITAGMDDYLTKPLNRNALIQMMDKWILSIREEANSSSHTEALNNLPPLDLQQSLEEFGDDKVFLLEVLHEYFEHVQSQMLNIKNCLDSKDYKTIEREAHSIKGGARNLRAMPLGDIAFELELSGKSGNHTQIELILPQMAQALIELKTYVKQHLE from the coding sequence ATGGAAAATACAGAAGATTTTATAGTCAGTGATAATCAGGAAATTGTCAATTATCTGAAAACCTCAAGGATGTTCACTCATCTTCCTGACGGTTTACTCAAGGAACTCATACCGTTGGCTCATATTCTTGAGTTTGAGGCGCACACCGTGCTTCTCAAAGAAGGACAGCATAACTCAAAAATATTTTTTTTGATTGAAGGGACTGTCGGGGTGTATGCCGGAGGAGAATCAATCCTGAAACTTGAGCGCAAAGGGGATATTTTTGGTGAAATGAGTGTGATTGGAAACACGCTTTGTTCAGCGTCTGTGATTTCTGAATCTCCTGTCAAGGTGTTGACGATTGATGCGGATGATATCCACAGGTATTCTGACACAACCACTGAATCCATGTACCACACGGTGTATCGTGTGTTTTCGCTGATTCTCACGGAAAAACTGGTTATTACAACGAAAAAAGCCCAGCAGTTCGAAACAACCAACCGTTATCTGAATCAGGCAAAAGATGAATTGCAGGAGAGCAATAAACGGTTGGAACTGGAAATTCAGGAACGAAAGCTGGTTGAGGAGGCACTGAACAAAACAAAGGGATCACTGGAAGTGATGGTGGATCAACGAACACAGGAACTTCGAGCCGCTATTCATGAAGCTGAAATCGCCAATCAAAGTAAATCGCAATTTCTGGCCAACATGAGTCATGAAATCAGGACACCGCTGAATGGTATCATGGGGCTCAGTGAATTAATTGCCGAAACGCCCTTGAATGAAGAACAGAAAAATTTTGTTGATACGATTCAAAAAGAAGCCAATTCTCTTTTAATGATCATCAATGATATTCTGGATTTTTCTAAAATTGAGGCAGGGAAACTGGAATTGGAAATTATTCCCTTCAATCTCAGGGAAACCTTGGATGATTTGTCTCATTCGCTGGCTCATGAAGCCCATAAAAAAAGGATTGAACTGATTACCTATATGCCTCCCGATTGTCCATCCATGATTCAGGGAGATCCCCTGCGAATCCGCCAGATTCTTATCAATCTGGTCAACAATGCGATCAAGTTTACTCATGAAGGCGAAGTTGTGCTTGAGGTTCTGCCTCTGTCACAAACTAACAATCAAATACAATTTCGGTTTAGTGTGAAGGATTCAGGCATTGGGATACCGCTCGGAAAACAGAAGAATATTTTTGATAGTTTTACTCAAGTCGATGGGTCTACTACCAGAAAGTATGGCGGCACAGGTCTTGGGGTTTCGATTTCTCAGCAATTGGCGCAATTGATGGGCAGTACTCTGGAACTTGAGAGCCGGGAAGGCGCAGGAAGTCATTTCTGGCTGGATCTGACGTTACTCAAAACAGAAGATCAATACAGAATTCAACGAATGACTCCGGAAAAATTCAATAAAATTAATATTCTGGTTGTTTCCGCTGTCCCGATGCAGTTATTTGTGACAGCGAGTTATTTGAAATATTCAGGTGCCTCTGTGTCTGACGTTGTCAATCTGGATGATGCGTGGAAGCAGGTTCAGGCGACGGATAAGCCGTGGCATCTGATTGTTCTGGACGCGCATTTGTTTTATGTGCGTGATTCCATTTCAGCGGCGTTCAATCAATATATTCAGAAACATAAAATTCCTGTTCTGGTTCTGGTTCCATTTGGTGACATCAGTCATCTGGGAAATCTCAATATACCCCAACTGTTTCATTTCCATAAACCTGTACAGTTGGGTGAATTGTATCACTCAATTCAGAAAATTATGGGTTGGAGCAAAGAGGCTTCTACAAATAAACAATTGTTCCCCAAAACAAATGCGGGCAGAGAAATAGATAGGGGACATTATCACATTTTATTGGTTGAAGACTATCCTACAAACCAGAAAGTGGCTGTGAGATTTATTGAAAGTTCAGGATATCATGTTGATCTGGCCATTGATGGTGAAAAAGCCGTCACAGCTTTCCAGAATAAAAATTATAATTTGATTCTTATGGATATCCAGATGCCGGGAATGGATGGTTATCAGGCTACAAAGAAAATTCGTCAGATGGAGCAGACAAGTGGTGCCGTCCGAACTCCAATAGTCGCGATGACCGCTCATGCCATTAAAGGCTATAGGGAACAATGCATAACTGCGGGAATGGATGATTATCTAACCAAACCGCTCAATAGAAACGCGTTAATCCAGATGATGGACAAATGGATTCTGAGCATCAGGGAGGAAGCAAACTCTTCTTCACACACAGAAGCACTCAACAACCTTCCGCCTTTGGACCTCCAGCAATCGCTGGAAGAATTTGGCGATGATAAAGTTTTTTTGTTAGAGGTCCTTCATGAATATTTTGAACATGTTCAGTCCCAGATGTTAAACATAAAGAACTGTCTGGATAGCAAAGATTATAAAACGATTGAAAGAGAAGCTCATTCTATCAAGGGCGGAGCACGAAATTTAAGGGCAATGCCCCTGGGTGATATTGCCTTTGAATTGGAACTGTCTGGCAAGTCTGGTAATCACACACAAATCGAGTTGATTCTGCCACAAATGGCACAGGCGTTAATAGAATTAAAAACTTACGTCAAACAGCATCTTGAATAA
- a CDS encoding response regulator, with product MDDEIVSRKKMQKIMEEFGECIAVDSGKAAIMVYDESLKEGAPFNLITLDIVMPGMDGTEVLTIVRKLENSKKINKMLRAKILMVTSHSEKEVVVQCIKEGCDDYIVKPFNRDMVIKKLNQMGFQLDRNQGII from the coding sequence GTGGATGATGAAATTGTCAGCCGTAAGAAAATGCAGAAAATTATGGAAGAATTTGGGGAATGTATCGCGGTTGACAGTGGTAAAGCCGCGATTATGGTTTATGATGAATCTCTCAAAGAGGGTGCTCCATTCAATTTAATCACCCTGGATATTGTGATGCCGGGAATGGATGGAACTGAAGTTTTAACGATTGTTCGAAAATTAGAAAATTCAAAAAAAATTAATAAAATGCTACGTGCAAAAATTTTAATGGTTACATCGCATTCTGAAAAAGAAGTGGTTGTACAATGTATCAAAGAAGGTTGTGATGATTACATCGTAAAACCATTCAATCGTGATATGGTGATCAAAAAATTGAATCAAATGGGTTTTCAGTTAGACAGGAATCAGGGGATTATTTAA
- a CDS encoding DUF3187 family protein, producing MAKTENSGLGPLEVRTQYPVTLPVLALYPENTATIGEHKIYMSYSLTIGNTFINTQGFRSYITGEPAITATQVQQGLIESDFYDPDIEGSTADRVTKGFRLYIDVESQRQLIRFKYGLTEDLEWSVEVPYISFDGGSFDETIENFHELVGIDNSASSGGYRTASPRNRYDYYVVKDGQFVINNTQPFSNVQGDVVTGFKWRLWEGGGVIPAASLKFSYKFGTPATQDGQELVSSETPNWGTYLLLSKGFNEWVVYLGEGVSIIGDNGVFAQNLFHRFMAMEYRIDPESSFLIQTMSQSSIFPRSVSANPRGSFQDGSSFSLSSSTDVLVLGYKAWFGSFMFETGMIEDYNQGGQETDIVFYTELGIKW from the coding sequence ATGGCCAAGACAGAAAATTCCGGTTTGGGACCTTTAGAGGTACGCACACAATATCCTGTGACGCTACCTGTCCTCGCCCTTTATCCTGAAAATACCGCCACCATTGGTGAGCATAAGATTTATATGTCCTATAGCCTGACGATCGGAAATACCTTTATCAACACACAGGGATTTCGCAGTTACATCACAGGTGAGCCTGCTATCACCGCCACTCAAGTGCAACAGGGATTGATTGAAAGTGATTTCTATGATCCTGATATTGAAGGAAGTACAGCCGATCGTGTTACAAAAGGATTCCGACTCTATATTGATGTGGAAAGCCAGCGGCAACTGATCAGGTTTAAATATGGTCTTACAGAAGACCTTGAATGGAGCGTGGAGGTCCCTTATATTTCATTCGACGGAGGTAGTTTTGATGAAACTATTGAGAACTTTCATGAATTGGTCGGAATTGATAACAGTGCGTCTTCTGGTGGCTATCGCACAGCATCTCCTCGAAACCGATACGATTACTATGTGGTTAAAGATGGACAGTTTGTCATTAACAACACACAACCATTTTCTAATGTACAAGGTGATGTTGTCACAGGTTTCAAATGGCGATTATGGGAAGGCGGTGGTGTTATACCTGCGGCTTCGTTAAAATTTTCCTATAAATTTGGAACACCCGCAACCCAGGACGGTCAGGAGCTTGTCAGTTCGGAGACACCCAATTGGGGAACCTATTTACTGTTGTCCAAAGGATTCAATGAGTGGGTTGTCTATCTTGGCGAAGGTGTCAGCATCATTGGCGATAATGGAGTATTTGCCCAAAATCTCTTCCACCGATTCATGGCAATGGAATACCGAATTGATCCGGAATCATCTTTCTTAATCCAAACCATGAGCCAGAGCAGTATTTTCCCCAGATCAGTCTCAGCAAATCCCAGAGGATCATTTCAGGATGGTAGCAGTTTTTCCCTGTCAAGCTCTACGGATGTTTTAGTCCTGGGATACAAAGCATGGTTTGGCAGTTTTATGTTTGAAACCGGAATGATCGAAGATTACAACCAGGGAGGACAGGAAACCGATATTGTCTTCTATACTGAATTGGGGATAAAATGGTAA
- a CDS encoding cob(I)yrinic acid a,c-diamide adenosyltransferase, with amino-acid sequence MVKITKVYTRTGDGGETGLVGGKRIPKDHLRIEAYGTLDELNSIMGIVRYHNEQKETSDRQQKFDLILGAIQQKLFDMGSELATLPGDEYQGQIKVTEQDASWLELVIDAMNEELKPLTSFILPGGSAVNAFLHQARTVCRRAEREVIRLNRLDPVNKPIIMYLNRLSDALFVFGRWVTSTLGEKEILWEPGKSIPDWKWK; translated from the coding sequence ATGGTGAAAATTACAAAAGTTTATACAAGGACAGGAGATGGCGGAGAAACGGGATTGGTTGGGGGGAAACGCATTCCTAAAGACCATCTGCGGATTGAAGCTTATGGGACATTGGATGAATTGAACAGTATCATGGGTATCGTTCGCTATCACAATGAACAAAAAGAAACGTCTGATCGTCAACAAAAATTTGATCTCATTCTTGGTGCCATTCAGCAGAAATTGTTTGATATGGGGTCGGAACTGGCTACGCTTCCGGGCGATGAATATCAGGGACAAATTAAAGTTACCGAACAGGATGCCTCATGGCTTGAATTGGTGATTGATGCCATGAATGAAGAATTAAAACCCTTAACCAGTTTTATTCTTCCAGGCGGCAGTGCGGTCAATGCTTTTTTACATCAGGCGAGAACTGTTTGCAGACGAGCTGAACGAGAAGTTATTCGGCTAAACAGATTGGATCCGGTCAACAAGCCCATTATTATGTATCTGAATCGGTTGTCGGATGCGCTGTTTGTTTTTGGACGATGGGTCACCTCAACGTTGGGAGAAAAAGAAATCCTTTGGGAACCTGGAAAATCCATTCCCGATTGGAAATGGAAGTAG
- the tatC gene encoding twin-arginine translocase subunit TatC has protein sequence MPLSEHLAELRKRLIIASSFVFVGFMIASYIEVDQNQPILTIFRAPLAARNVPLVFDELTEPFFTYLRIGLYTSLFLSFPFILWQGWLFIKPALYPQEQKLFWPFLFVSYPLFIGGGLFGYFVVIPFGYDFFLGFQNAFTLPSLRMGDYLSLTIQLLFAFGMVFELPVITFFLARMGLVDSKGLKEHRQIAIVVIFIVAAILTPPDVFTQILMAGPLLVLYEISIVVAYFSERTVSGEDTTEKSDK, from the coding sequence ATGCCGCTATCAGAACATCTGGCAGAACTAAGAAAACGATTGATTATTGCCAGCAGTTTTGTGTTTGTTGGGTTTATGATTGCTTCCTACATTGAAGTCGATCAGAACCAACCCATACTGACGATTTTCAGAGCTCCTCTGGCAGCCAGAAATGTTCCGCTGGTATTTGATGAGTTGACAGAACCTTTTTTTACTTATCTTCGTATTGGTTTATACACTTCTTTATTTTTATCCTTTCCGTTCATTCTCTGGCAAGGTTGGTTGTTTATCAAACCGGCGCTTTATCCACAGGAGCAAAAACTGTTCTGGCCTTTTTTATTTGTCTCATACCCTTTGTTTATTGGCGGTGGGCTCTTTGGCTACTTTGTAGTGATTCCGTTCGGTTATGATTTTTTTCTGGGATTTCAAAACGCTTTCACGCTCCCGTCTTTGAGAATGGGAGATTATTTATCCCTCACCATTCAACTCCTGTTTGCGTTCGGAATGGTATTTGAACTTCCTGTGATCACTTTTTTTCTGGCAAGAATGGGGTTGGTTGATTCAAAAGGGTTGAAAGAACACCGTCAAATCGCAATTGTCGTCATTTTTATTGTCGCAGCGATACTGACGCCACCAGATGTTTTTACGCAGATTCTCATGGCCGGACCGCTCCTTGTTCTGTATGAAATCAGCATTGTTGTTGCTTATTTCAGTGAACGTACTGTTTCCGGTGAAGACACTACGGAGAAGTCTGATAAATAA
- a CDS encoding phosphatase PAP2 family protein — MHTTHRLNLRGLAILSSTFLIMISLTWILIYLDADRQIASKFFLGGRGEWAYIDQQPWKWLYAYGTYPGLFLLLGCIVTLGMSLINGKLGGWRRYLLLTILTSILGGGILVNAVLKDHWGRPRPRQIEDFGGKWEYKNTFEPGVAGKGKSFPCGHCSMGFSFISLGFWYQKSRIIGTAGTAFGMVYGLLMSIARIGQGAHFLTDALWSLGIIFMTATILYFYILKIPLHDLDVPTNKKLKISTPWIYLLISAICGVMLAFFLTRRPVYEEFTSSLNDLSAIESIVIVTNIAVEDIELTSTSHESAKIISKVQGFGWPNADWKLNFKQTITTDHSLIIHYFLAENGYFSEKNISMNFKIPESLHRKTTIQFRNISEIE; from the coding sequence ATGCATACCACACACCGCCTTAATTTAAGAGGACTGGCCATTTTATCTTCGACATTCCTGATTATGATCAGCCTGACATGGATACTGATCTATCTGGATGCCGACCGACAAATTGCCTCAAAATTTTTTCTTGGAGGTCGGGGAGAATGGGCCTACATCGATCAACAGCCATGGAAATGGCTGTATGCGTATGGCACCTATCCGGGCCTATTCCTGTTATTAGGATGCATTGTCACACTTGGCATGTCTCTGATTAATGGAAAACTTGGAGGATGGAGACGTTATTTATTACTAACCATTCTCACTTCCATTCTGGGAGGAGGAATTCTGGTCAATGCTGTCCTGAAAGATCATTGGGGACGACCACGGCCACGACAAATTGAAGACTTCGGAGGCAAGTGGGAATATAAAAACACTTTTGAACCCGGCGTTGCCGGCAAAGGCAAATCTTTTCCCTGCGGGCATTGTTCAATGGGATTCTCGTTCATATCGCTCGGTTTCTGGTACCAAAAATCCAGAATCATCGGAACCGCTGGCACTGCGTTTGGAATGGTCTATGGACTATTGATGAGTATTGCCAGAATTGGACAGGGGGCTCATTTTTTGACAGATGCGCTCTGGTCATTGGGCATTATTTTTATGACGGCAACTATTTTGTATTTCTATATTTTAAAAATTCCGTTGCACGATCTGGATGTTCCCACAAACAAAAAATTAAAAATTTCGACACCCTGGATTTATCTGCTAATCTCTGCCATTTGTGGTGTGATGCTGGCTTTTTTTCTGACACGCAGACCTGTTTACGAAGAATTTACTTCCTCTCTCAACGATTTGTCCGCCATTGAATCCATTGTCATTGTCACTAATATTGCCGTTGAAGATATTGAACTGACCAGCACATCTCATGAAAGCGCAAAAATCATTTCAAAAGTTCAGGGATTCGGTTGGCCCAATGCCGATTGGAAACTAAATTTTAAGCAAACAATAACCACAGACCATTCTTTGATAATACATTATTTTTTGGCAGAAAATGGATATTTTTCAGAAAAAAATATAAGCATGAATTTTAAAATTCCTGAGTCACTGCATCGCAAAACAACCATCCAGTTCAGGAATATTTCTGAGATTGAATAA
- a CDS encoding 23S rRNA (pseudouridine(1915)-N(3))-methyltransferase RlmH: MYKIRVIWLGKSQETYVRDGINLYTKKLTPYVKTELQELKAAPYSTGMLQQNRQDETRKVITLLEPGETSVFLDENGSVWSSVQLSQWFEQQKRVQFSRINFLIGGAYGWAQELIPQGALKLSLSPMTFNHQMVRIILLEQIYRAFTILNGEPYHH, translated from the coding sequence TTGTACAAGATTCGTGTGATCTGGTTGGGAAAATCCCAGGAAACCTATGTCAGGGACGGAATAAATCTTTATACAAAAAAACTGACTCCCTATGTAAAAACTGAGTTGCAGGAATTAAAAGCGGCGCCTTATTCCACCGGAATGTTACAACAAAACCGACAGGATGAAACACGCAAGGTTATCACTCTGCTTGAACCTGGAGAGACTTCTGTTTTTCTGGATGAGAATGGATCTGTCTGGAGTTCTGTTCAACTGTCTCAATGGTTTGAACAGCAGAAACGGGTTCAGTTTTCCCGAATTAACTTCCTGATTGGCGGTGCCTACGGATGGGCTCAGGAATTGATCCCACAGGGAGCACTCAAGCTTAGTTTATCGCCAATGACATTCAATCACCAAATGGTGCGTATTATTTTACTGGAACAAATCTATCGGGCATTCACCATTCTGAATGGTGAGCCTTACCATCACTAA
- a CDS encoding ankyrin repeat domain-containing protein — MRLKCYVIILVGLSCLFSPCTASAKDSLDFLEQAFIISVRKGEFEQVNRFIESGINVNLKTPEGMTPLIWSVVAYQPHVFKLLLLNLKLVDDIDNNGYSALMWAAKLGHADMVDPLLKMKARLDFKDYHMGWDALMIAVNHGNHEVVQLLLEAGASPNRQDRFQWTPWALAKSRNDVYLEELLKKYGATEWLCRTSEIGPQGDIDCQNDYR, encoded by the coding sequence ATGCGCCTCAAATGTTATGTGATCATTCTTGTGGGTCTGAGTTGTCTCTTCAGTCCCTGTACGGCTTCAGCAAAAGATTCTTTGGATTTTCTGGAACAAGCCTTTATTATTTCCGTCAGAAAAGGTGAGTTTGAGCAAGTCAACCGTTTTATTGAAAGCGGTATCAATGTCAATCTCAAAACCCCCGAGGGAATGACACCCCTGATATGGTCAGTCGTAGCATATCAACCGCATGTATTCAAACTTTTGCTGTTAAATCTTAAATTGGTAGATGATATTGATAACAACGGTTATTCAGCATTGATGTGGGCCGCTAAACTGGGACACGCGGATATGGTGGATCCCTTGCTTAAAATGAAGGCTCGTCTTGATTTCAAAGATTATCATATGGGGTGGGATGCGCTCATGATTGCAGTCAACCATGGCAACCATGAAGTGGTTCAACTGTTGCTTGAAGCAGGAGCCTCACCCAATCGACAGGACCGTTTTCAATGGACTCCGTGGGCACTCGCCAAAAGCAGGAATGATGTGTATCTGGAGGAACTCCTGAAAAAATATGGAGCGACAGAGTGGCTATGCCGTACCTCAGAAATTGGTCCACAAGGAGATATCGACTGCCAAAATGATTATCGATAA
- a CDS encoding NUDIX hydrolase — MSELLKKMPARIIDESSLHEGKWIDLVQTTYQDEAGVERHWECVHRKNMTEASVAVAKMVPSNRYILIRQFRPPAGHYTLEFPAGLRDTSETPEQTAIRELREETGYIGNALEVTPSLYLSPGIISERCHFVFLEVDETLPENQHPVPDTEPNEFIEVFVVNPNEISAFFNEELSRGSVIDAKLYLFFHAWLMNNFSFRKVL; from the coding sequence ATGTCTGAACTCCTCAAAAAAATGCCTGCACGAATTATTGATGAAAGCTCGCTTCATGAAGGGAAATGGATAGATCTGGTGCAGACAACTTATCAGGATGAAGCCGGAGTCGAACGACATTGGGAATGTGTTCATCGTAAAAATATGACTGAAGCTTCGGTTGCCGTAGCAAAAATGGTCCCCAGTAACCGATACATTCTGATCCGTCAGTTTCGACCACCAGCCGGTCATTACACCCTCGAATTTCCTGCGGGGTTGAGAGATACCTCGGAGACACCGGAACAAACAGCGATCCGTGAATTGCGGGAAGAAACAGGCTATATCGGAAACGCTCTTGAAGTGACGCCATCGCTGTATCTGTCTCCTGGAATCATTTCCGAACGTTGTCATTTTGTGTTTCTGGAAGTTGATGAAACGCTTCCTGAAAATCAACATCCTGTTCCTGACACAGAACCCAATGAATTCATTGAAGTGTTTGTCGTGAACCCTAACGAAATATCCGCGTTTTTTAACGAAGAACTATCCAGAGGGAGCGTCATTGACGCAAAATTGTATCTGTTTTTTCATGCGTGGTTGATGAATAATTTTTCATTCAGAAAGGTCTTATGA
- a CDS encoding heavy-metal-associated domain-containing protein, with protein MKQTLNIKGMTCHNCVRHVREALEELPGLQVVDIDLKTGQAVIEAEQQVSTELLSEAIEEAGYTLVKAG; from the coding sequence ATGAAGCAAACATTGAACATCAAAGGAATGACCTGTCATAATTGTGTTCGGCATGTCAGAGAAGCCTTGGAAGAATTACCCGGGTTGCAGGTGGTTGATATTGATCTGAAAACAGGCCAGGCTGTGATTGAGGCAGAGCAGCAGGTATCCACTGAATTGCTGTCTGAAGCGATTGAAGAGGCTGGTTATACTCTGGTAAAAGCCGGGTGA